From a single Acidobacteriota bacterium genomic region:
- a CDS encoding MogA/MoaB family molybdenum cofactor biosynthesis protein has translation MKFDPEIKAAVLTASDTRTKATDESGTVLVGLLLGLGIGVTERVIVPDEFDAIHDALVAFADEARVDLILTTGGTGFAARDVTPEATLAAIDREAPGIAEAIRRETATKTKFAMLSRAVAGIRGKTLIINLPGSPNGVRECFAVFEPVLVHALKLIRGETAH, from the coding sequence ATGAAATTTGACCCGGAGATCAAGGCAGCGGTGCTGACCGCAAGCGATACGCGAACAAAGGCGACCGACGAATCGGGCACGGTCTTGGTCGGGCTTTTGCTCGGCCTCGGCATCGGCGTTACCGAGCGTGTGATCGTGCCGGACGAGTTCGATGCCATTCATGATGCTCTTGTCGCCTTTGCGGACGAAGCTCGAGTTGACCTGATTCTGACAACCGGCGGGACGGGATTCGCCGCGAGAGACGTTACGCCCGAGGCGACGCTCGCCGCGATCGACCGCGAAGCTCCCGGCATCGCTGAGGCCATCCGCCGCGAGACCGCCACTAAAACGAAGTTTGCAATGCTTTCCCGGGCCGTCGCCGGTATCCGCGGAAAGACGCTGATCATAAACCTGCCCGGCTCACCAAATGGCGTCCGTGAATGCTTCGCTGTCTTCGAGCCCGTCCTGGTCCACGCTTTAAAACTGATTCGAGGCGAGACAGCTCATTAG
- a CDS encoding peptidase S10, whose translation MAQAPASSPAPAAPAAEKEDPPVVTKHSARVGGRVLNYTVTTGFMPIRNPQTQVTEGRIFYMAYQLDGVADRSKRPLMFSFNGGPGSASVWLHLGALGPKRVKMLDDGMMPPPPYQLVENDHSWLDLTDLVFVDPVGTGYSRATKPEFASKFFSVNGDIESNGEFIRMFLVRNERWSSPLFLVGESYGTTRVAGLSNHLFERGIGLNGVAMVSMVTNFQSIRFADNNDTPLVMIFPSYAATAWYHKKLSPELQRKPLQELLREAESFAVDELAPALLRADRLPAAERNAVVQKYAAYSGLSPTFVANQNLRVELGEFNKELLRDRRRTTGRLDSRFTGIDRDAGAAGPEFDPSMTAIRPPYTATLNDYVRRELGFQTDLEYYILGGGITQPWNWNTNNGWADTTQALSSAMRKNPYMKVFLASGYYDMATPYFAADYTFASLNLEPEIRRNISTAYYEAGHMMYIEVGSLKKLKDDIRVFINGSVPR comes from the coding sequence ATGGCTCAAGCTCCCGCGAGCTCGCCTGCTCCCGCTGCTCCGGCCGCTGAGAAGGAAGACCCGCCGGTCGTCACGAAACACTCGGCAAGGGTCGGCGGCCGCGTGCTCAATTACACCGTCACGACCGGCTTTATGCCGATCCGCAATCCGCAGACGCAGGTGACCGAAGGCCGCATCTTCTACATGGCCTATCAATTGGACGGCGTTGCGGATAGGTCAAAGCGACCGCTGATGTTCTCGTTCAACGGCGGGCCAGGCTCGGCATCGGTCTGGCTTCACCTCGGTGCCCTCGGGCCAAAGCGGGTGAAGATGCTCGACGACGGCATGATGCCTCCGCCGCCTTATCAACTGGTCGAGAACGATCATAGCTGGCTTGACCTGACTGACCTTGTCTTTGTCGATCCGGTCGGGACGGGCTATTCGCGGGCGACGAAACCGGAATTCGCCTCGAAGTTCTTTTCGGTCAATGGCGACATCGAGTCCAACGGCGAATTTATTCGGATGTTCCTTGTCCGCAATGAGCGGTGGTCATCACCGCTTTTTCTCGTCGGTGAAAGCTACGGAACGACTCGCGTCGCCGGGCTCTCAAACCACCTTTTCGAACGGGGGATCGGACTCAACGGCGTAGCGATGGTCTCGATGGTGACGAACTTTCAGTCGATCCGCTTTGCCGATAACAACGACACTCCGCTGGTGATGATCTTCCCGTCGTATGCGGCAACGGCGTGGTACCACAAAAAGCTCTCGCCCGAACTGCAGCGAAAGCCGCTTCAGGAATTGCTCCGCGAAGCCGAGTCTTTTGCCGTTGATGAACTCGCACCTGCCTTGCTGCGTGCCGACCGTTTGCCGGCCGCGGAGCGGAACGCGGTTGTGCAAAAATATGCGGCTTATAGCGGGCTCTCACCGACATTCGTCGCGAATCAAAACCTCCGCGTCGAACTAGGCGAGTTCAACAAAGAACTTCTCCGCGACCGTCGGCGGACGACCGGCCGGCTCGACAGCCGCTTCACGGGTATCGACCGCGATGCTGGTGCCGCAGGTCCGGAATTTGACCCGAGCATGACTGCCATTCGGCCGCCTTACACCGCAACGCTCAACGATTATGTCCGCCGTGAACTCGGCTTCCAGACCGATCTTGAGTACTACATCCTGGGCGGCGGAATCACGCAGCCCTGGAACTGGAACACGAACAACGGCTGGGCGGATACGACCCAGGCACTCTCGAGCGCGATGCGGAAGAACCCGTATATGAAGGTGTTCCTCGCCAGCGGTTATTACGATATGGCGACGCCATATTTCGCGGCGGATTATACTTTCGCCTCGCTCAATCTCGAACCCGAGATCCGGCGGAACATCTCTACCGCCTACTACGAGGCCGGCCATATGATGTACATAGAGGTCGGTTCGCTCAAGAAACTGAAAGACGATATTCGGGTCTTTATCAACGGAAGTGTTCCGCGTTAG
- a CDS encoding amidohydrolase family protein has product MSISNINKRIFGRALAAVSLFAIVAFPFATAASAQIAVRGETVWTMTGEPITNGVVLVKDGKIEAVGTAAQVRIPDGYRIMNAKVVTPGLIDAHTVIGLNGYLNQPHDQMALDGGSAFQPELRAIDAYNAQETLVEYVRNLGVTTIHTGHQPSALVSGQTMIAKTAGKNVDEATVSPLAMIAVTLGQAGLAGQGRSPGTRAKQAAMLRGELIKAQEASKKSEAPTDLKSQIMIRVIKREVPLLVTAEKAQDILTALRIAKEFNIRIVLDGASDAQIVINEIKAAGIPVILHPTMARPGGDRENLSMATAAKLKEAGILFAIQSGYEGYVPKTRVVLFEAAVAAGAGLGRRDALASITIDAARIIGLDSRIGSLAVGKDADIAMYDGDPFEYTTKCIGTMINGKMVSEEAR; this is encoded by the coding sequence ATGAGCATCTCAAATATCAATAAACGAATTTTCGGACGTGCACTCGCTGCCGTTTCGCTTTTCGCAATCGTCGCCTTCCCGTTCGCAACGGCTGCCTCGGCACAGATCGCCGTCCGCGGCGAAACGGTATGGACAATGACCGGTGAACCGATCACGAACGGCGTCGTACTCGTAAAGGACGGCAAGATCGAGGCGGTCGGCACGGCGGCACAGGTCCGCATCCCGGACGGCTATCGGATCATGAATGCAAAGGTCGTGACGCCGGGGCTTATCGATGCCCACACCGTTATCGGCCTCAATGGATACCTCAATCAGCCGCACGACCAAATGGCTCTTGACGGCGGTTCTGCATTTCAGCCGGAACTTCGTGCTATCGATGCCTACAACGCCCAGGAGACGCTCGTCGAATATGTTCGCAACCTCGGCGTAACGACCATCCACACCGGCCATCAGCCTTCAGCGCTTGTGTCCGGCCAGACGATGATCGCAAAGACGGCGGGCAAGAACGTTGACGAAGCCACCGTTTCCCCGCTCGCTATGATCGCGGTGACTCTCGGCCAGGCTGGACTTGCCGGTCAGGGCCGGTCGCCGGGCACGCGTGCGAAACAGGCCGCAATGCTTCGCGGCGAACTTATCAAAGCTCAGGAAGCCTCGAAGAAATCGGAAGCGCCGACCGACCTGAAGAGCCAGATCATGATCCGCGTGATCAAACGCGAAGTGCCTTTGCTCGTCACTGCGGAAAAGGCCCAGGATATTCTCACCGCTCTTCGGATCGCGAAAGAATTCAACATCCGTATCGTGCTCGACGGTGCATCCGATGCTCAGATTGTTATCAACGAGATCAAGGCTGCCGGAATTCCTGTCATTCTTCACCCGACGATGGCCCGGCCGGGCGGCGACCGCGAGAACCTCTCGATGGCCACCGCTGCCAAGCTTAAGGAAGCCGGTATTCTTTTCGCCATTCAGAGCGGCTACGAAGGCTACGTACCGAAGACCCGCGTTGTGCTTTTTGAAGCGGCAGTCGCCGCGGGTGCCGGACTCGGAAGACGCGATGCACTTGCAAGCATCACGATCGATGCCGCACGGATAATCGGGCTCGATTCGCGTATCGGCTCGCTGGCCGTTGGGAAGGATGCGGACATTGCAATGTACGACGGCGACCCGTTCGAATACACGACCAAGTGCATTGGCACGATGATCAACGGCAAAATGGTCAGCGAGGAGGCGAGGTAA
- a CDS encoding amidohydrolase family protein gives MRKLLRLISVAALFACPILGQQQPVAFTNARLIPITGPEIERGTIVVQGGKITAIGPSASVRPPAGARVVDMAGKVIMPGLVDTHSHIGGTAGADASGPIQPEVRLLDSLNVRSSSLQRAQSGGITSVNVMPGSGHLNSGQTLYLKLRDNAVKIDDVLILDKNGKYMGGMKFANGTNSIRAGGGSFPGTRAKSASLVREQLIKAREYREKIQKAAGDASKMPARDLAMEALVEVLEGTRVVHFHTHRHDDILTALRLQKEFGFRIVLQHVSEAWKVAEEIAAANAPASIIFIDSPGGKLETMDIKFENGVALEKAGALTGFHTDDSITDSRLFLRSAGLAVRVGMSREKALYALTMANAIMMDLQDRVGSLEVGKDADMVVLSGDPLSVYTNVLETWVEGNKVFDRADPKDYLIAVGGFGAGNDENTDHIHCFDGDIGGEN, from the coding sequence ATGCGAAAACTACTAAGGCTGATTAGTGTAGCCGCGCTGTTCGCGTGTCCGATTTTAGGACAGCAGCAGCCGGTTGCATTTACAAATGCGCGTCTGATCCCTATCACAGGTCCTGAGATCGAGCGTGGAACTATAGTCGTTCAGGGCGGCAAGATCACCGCGATCGGGCCGTCTGCTTCTGTCCGCCCGCCCGCGGGCGCTCGGGTCGTTGACATGGCCGGCAAAGTGATAATGCCGGGACTTGTCGATACCCACAGTCATATCGGCGGGACTGCCGGTGCCGATGCGTCCGGGCCCATCCAACCCGAGGTGAGGTTACTCGATTCTCTTAACGTACGATCGTCGAGCTTGCAGCGTGCCCAGTCCGGCGGCATTACCTCTGTTAACGTGATGCCCGGTTCCGGACATTTGAATAGCGGACAAACCCTCTACCTTAAGCTCCGAGACAATGCCGTTAAGATCGACGACGTTCTGATACTAGACAAGAACGGCAAATACATGGGCGGGATGAAGTTTGCTAACGGTACTAACTCGATCCGTGCCGGCGGCGGCAGTTTCCCGGGGACTCGGGCCAAATCGGCCTCACTCGTTCGCGAGCAGTTGATAAAGGCACGTGAATACCGCGAAAAGATCCAGAAAGCCGCTGGTGACGCGAGCAAGATGCCGGCTCGCGACCTTGCGATGGAAGCTCTTGTTGAAGTTCTTGAAGGCACCCGCGTGGTGCATTTCCATACACACCGGCATGATGACATTCTCACCGCACTCCGGCTCCAGAAGGAGTTCGGTTTCCGCATCGTTCTCCAGCACGTCTCAGAAGCATGGAAGGTCGCCGAGGAGATCGCTGCGGCAAACGCTCCGGCATCGATAATCTTCATCGATTCGCCCGGCGGAAAGCTTGAGACGATGGACATCAAATTCGAGAATGGCGTAGCCCTCGAAAAGGCCGGAGCTTTGACCGGTTTTCATACCGACGATTCGATTACCGATTCGCGGCTATTCCTCCGCTCTGCGGGCCTTGCAGTCCGCGTCGGAATGTCGCGTGAAAAGGCTCTTTATGCCCTAACAATGGCGAACGCGATAATGATGGACCTCCAGGATCGCGTCGGTTCGCTTGAGGTCGGGAAGGACGCTGACATGGTCGTACTCTCCGGTGATCCGCTGAGCGTTTACACGAACGTCCTCGAAACGTGGGTCGAAGGAAACAAGGTCTTTGACCGTGCGGACCCGAAAGATTACCTGATCGCCGTCGGCGGCTTCGGTGCCGGCAATGACGAAAACACCGATCACATTCACTGCTTTGACGGTGACATCGGAGGTGAAAACTAA
- a CDS encoding HAMP domain-containing protein yields the protein MLLMFAFFQLAVVILLVLLGFFVFVNDPRSRANQTFGAFIAFLAFWTTKDLVFWNFNDPAFGAGWWAAASFVTALLLQYALVIFAWVFPENNRIPREKAAVFFAPGLIFIPAALLGYLWDSIELADVSFSISLSPLAYIFVGYVYFLFFYGFAVLARKYRLYAGTQRAKQLGAIILALAITGVLKTCANLVLPYFDRYELLPYSSLFVIPGVLIYAYAITNFKLLSLQTTLDQFRLFPITYKIAVSIAAVAVPSFFIFQVPIAWWAFRDGMTSFAWQKFLIFSIISALVPNLLLLLMVVRSVSRPLQRITLAAIEVTNGRYGAEADLRKSNDEIGLLASSFNEMSRKMAEDLERLRRMNEQLQRADRLAAMGTLATGVAHEVNNPLASISSLIQLIRSRKDNDPETNEDLDLIAAQIERIKRVTHDLTDFSRSRPPGRSLVSVRDVVNSALQLANYDASFSRLEIRTSVSDELPQIMADASQLQQVLLNLLLNARDAMHDGGVLEIKAEQSGNTLRLTVADSGSGFDEHISRNAFDPFFTTKPPGKGTGLGLAVCYGIVTAHGGTIEIRSAEKGGAEVVVEIPIAK from the coding sequence ATGCTCTTGATGTTCGCATTCTTTCAGCTCGCGGTCGTGATCCTACTCGTTCTGCTCGGGTTTTTCGTTTTTGTGAATGACCCACGGAGCCGAGCAAATCAGACGTTTGGTGCGTTCATTGCGTTTCTCGCCTTTTGGACCACAAAGGACCTTGTTTTCTGGAACTTCAACGACCCCGCATTCGGAGCCGGCTGGTGGGCAGCAGCAAGCTTCGTGACCGCGCTTCTCCTTCAATATGCACTGGTCATCTTTGCTTGGGTCTTTCCGGAAAACAATCGTATTCCGAGAGAAAAGGCAGCGGTATTCTTCGCTCCAGGCCTGATCTTTATACCGGCTGCTTTGCTTGGCTATCTGTGGGATTCGATCGAACTTGCCGACGTTAGTTTCTCCATTTCACTTTCGCCTCTCGCATATATTTTTGTAGGCTACGTTTACTTTTTGTTCTTCTATGGATTCGCGGTGCTCGCACGGAAATATCGGCTCTATGCCGGCACACAGCGGGCGAAGCAGCTTGGGGCTATCATCCTTGCACTCGCGATAACCGGCGTACTGAAGACATGCGCCAATCTGGTACTTCCCTACTTTGACCGCTATGAGCTATTGCCTTACAGTTCGCTATTCGTCATCCCCGGCGTGCTGATCTATGCCTACGCGATAACTAATTTCAAGCTGCTATCGCTGCAAACCACTCTCGATCAATTTCGGCTTTTCCCGATCACATACAAGATCGCCGTTAGCATTGCGGCGGTCGCTGTTCCGTCATTTTTCATCTTTCAGGTGCCTATCGCCTGGTGGGCATTTCGCGATGGGATGACATCCTTTGCCTGGCAAAAGTTTTTGATCTTCAGCATCATTTCGGCGCTTGTTCCGAACCTTTTGCTGCTGCTTATGGTCGTACGCTCGGTCTCGCGGCCGCTCCAGCGGATAACTCTTGCCGCGATCGAGGTGACGAACGGCCGCTACGGTGCTGAAGCCGACCTTAGAAAAAGCAATGACGAGATCGGGCTACTTGCTTCATCGTTTAATGAAATGAGCCGAAAGATGGCCGAGGACCTTGAACGGCTTCGGCGTATGAACGAACAGCTTCAACGAGCGGACAGGCTGGCTGCGATGGGAACGCTTGCTACAGGCGTGGCCCATGAGGTCAATAATCCACTTGCGTCCATCTCGTCGCTTATCCAGCTTATTCGCTCCCGCAAAGACAACGATCCTGAAACGAACGAAGATCTCGACCTCATCGCCGCACAGATCGAACGGATAAAACGGGTGACGCACGATCTGACAGATTTCTCGCGAAGCAGACCGCCCGGCCGCTCTTTGGTGAGCGTAAGGGATGTCGTGAATTCGGCACTTCAGCTTGCGAATTACGATGCGAGCTTTAGCCGGCTTGAGATCAGGACGAGTGTCTCAGATGAACTTCCGCAGATAATGGCTGATGCGAGCCAGCTACAACAGGTCCTCTTGAATCTGTTACTTAACGCCCGCGATGCGATGCATGACGGCGGCGTGTTGGAGATCAAGGCCGAGCAATCGGGAAATACTTTGAGATTGACCGTAGCGGATTCCGGTAGCGGATTCGACGAACACATTTCGCGAAATGCGTTCGATCCATTCTTTACGACCAAGCCTCCCGGAAAAGGCACCGGGCTCGGCCTTGCTGTCTGCTACGGCATCGTGACTGCTCATGGCGGTACGATCGAGATTCGTTCAGCCGAGAAAGGCGGTGCCGAGGTGGTCGTCGAAATTCCCATCGCCAAATAA
- a CDS encoding DUF2490 domain-containing protein, whose amino-acid sequence MKSYAKSIRPSAILFVFLSVIITTAYGQSSPGERDFQVWSETVVTIPLVKKRDADDKEYKDLSLLLIGSIRLGRNKLYPVDERVGIGFDKRINKYVSITPTYIYKYAEQFPGRKDIEHRARFDTTLSFTYKELSIKDRNRVEYRIRNSRPDTIRYRNKITFKHPIKKDGKTIFSAFAADEVFYDFRDGRFFRNEFSAGIERKVTPNFTAEVFYLNRYNTGGLPKYINAVGVNFKIEID is encoded by the coding sequence GTGAAGAGTTACGCCAAATCAATTCGACCATCTGCCATTCTTTTTGTTTTCCTTTCGGTAATTATTACAACGGCCTACGGCCAATCGAGCCCGGGCGAGCGCGACTTTCAAGTCTGGAGCGAAACTGTAGTAACCATACCGTTGGTCAAGAAACGCGATGCGGATGACAAGGAGTACAAAGACCTATCGCTGCTATTGATCGGCAGCATCCGCCTTGGCCGCAACAAGCTCTATCCCGTCGATGAACGCGTCGGCATCGGTTTCGATAAGAGGATAAACAAATACGTTTCGATCACGCCTACCTACATTTATAAATATGCCGAGCAGTTCCCGGGACGAAAGGACATCGAACACCGGGCACGATTTGATACGACTCTTTCATTTACATACAAAGAACTCTCCATTAAGGATCGTAACCGAGTTGAATATCGCATCCGCAACAGCCGCCCGGATACGATTCGTTACCGCAACAAAATAACCTTCAAGCATCCCATCAAAAAAGATGGCAAAACCATCTTTTCGGCATTTGCTGCCGACGAGGTCTTTTATGATTTTCGAGATGGCAGGTTCTTCCGAAACGAGTTTTCTGCAGGAATCGAGAGAAAGGTGACCCCGAATTTTACGGCTGAGGTCTTCTATCTGAATCGCTACAATACAGGCGGGCTTCCCAAATATATCAACGCCGTTGGCGTGAACTTCAAGATCGAGATCGACTAA
- a CDS encoding glucose 1-dehydrogenase, translating to MKDKVAIVTGASSGIGKATAVKFAQEGATVVAVGRNEAGFSELREEVRELEGTLRVHLADLTEQSQIDRLVSETVQHCGQIDVLVNAAGIIRSGTLADTSVDDLDKLMGINLRSVYYLMQKVLPFLEKTSGNIVNISSIAGSRAFPGVMAYCISKAAVDQLTRCAALELAEKGIRVNAVNPGVVVTNLHKRGGMSEEAYEAFLENAKRTHPLGRPGEASEVAELVAFLASDKAGWITGVTYEIDGGRGQTCLR from the coding sequence ATGAAGGACAAGGTTGCAATCGTAACCGGTGCCAGCAGCGGTATCGGAAAGGCCACGGCGGTTAAATTTGCTCAGGAAGGCGCGACGGTCGTCGCCGTTGGACGAAACGAGGCGGGTTTCAGCGAGCTTCGCGAAGAGGTTCGTGAACTGGAAGGAACCCTCCGCGTTCACCTCGCTGACCTTACGGAACAATCGCAGATCGACCGACTCGTCTCCGAAACCGTGCAGCATTGCGGTCAAATTGACGTTTTGGTCAATGCCGCCGGCATCATTCGCTCTGGCACTCTGGCAGACACATCGGTTGATGATCTGGACAAGCTGATGGGCATAAATCTCCGGTCTGTTTATTATTTAATGCAAAAAGTTTTGCCTTTTTTGGAAAAAACGAGCGGAAATATCGTCAACATCTCAAGCATTGCAGGTTCGAGGGCATTTCCGGGCGTGATGGCCTATTGCATTTCGAAAGCTGCGGTCGATCAATTAACGCGTTGTGCTGCCCTAGAACTTGCTGAAAAGGGCATTCGGGTGAACGCTGTTAATCCGGGAGTGGTAGTTACGAACCTGCACAAACGGGGTGGAATGTCCGAGGAAGCGTACGAGGCATTTCTCGAGAACGCAAAACGGACACATCCGCTTGGGCGGCCGGGCGAGGCGAGCGAGGTGGCCGAATTGGTCGCGTTTCTAGCATCGGACAAGGCGGGCTGGATCACGGGCGTAACATACGAGATCGACGGCGGGCGAGGCCAGACGTGCCTCCGATGA
- a CDS encoding 3',5'-cyclic-nucleotide phosphodiesterase — MKLRLLPSSFDQNGVYSAGQHLTSFLIDDRVALDAGSLAMAAGEADRRSVRDIILTHAHLDHIAGLPLFIDDLFASLTEPIRIHATADVIEVLERDVFNWSVYPRFSELQNDNGPVMEYRPFELGARFDIGGLTFSSIPVDHKVPSSGFVIDDGSSAIAFSGDTSSSLAFWANVNERNDLKAILVECAFPDRMSELAEASHHFTPKTLKLDLGLLKLDVEICIINIKPMYRSEVIDELRATLDRSVTIIEPVRQYHF, encoded by the coding sequence TTGAAGCTAAGACTTCTTCCAAGTTCATTTGACCAGAATGGCGTCTATTCGGCCGGCCAGCATCTGACTTCGTTTTTGATCGATGATCGCGTCGCCCTCGATGCGGGAAGCCTTGCAATGGCCGCCGGCGAAGCGGATCGCCGCTCCGTTCGCGATATCATTCTGACCCACGCCCACCTTGATCACATCGCCGGCCTTCCGCTCTTCATTGATGACCTTTTTGCCTCCCTTACAGAGCCGATACGGATCCACGCAACTGCTGATGTGATCGAGGTGCTCGAACGCGATGTCTTCAATTGGTCGGTTTATCCGCGGTTTTCGGAACTGCAGAATGATAATGGGCCGGTGATGGAATATCGGCCCTTTGAACTCGGTGCCCGATTCGATATCGGCGGCCTGACCTTTTCATCCATCCCGGTCGACCACAAGGTGCCGTCGTCGGGCTTTGTCATCGATGACGGCAGCTCGGCGATCGCATTTTCGGGCGATACATCCAGTTCGTTGGCGTTTTGGGCGAATGTGAATGAACGAAATGATCTGAAGGCAATTCTTGTCGAGTGTGCATTTCCGGATCGGATGTCGGAACTAGCCGAGGCCTCACATCATTTCACACCTAAAACTTTAAAGCTGGATCTTGGGCTGCTCAAGCTTGATGTCGAGATCTGCATCATCAACATCAAGCCGATGTATCGGAGCGAGGTGATCGACGAGTTGCGAGCGACACTCGACCGTAGTGTGACGATCATTGAGCCCGTCAGGCAATATCATTTCTGA
- a CDS encoding SLBB domain-containing protein → MLWITAVLAGATGVSGQSNKITTIHYGDRIEIDVLGSFEFDWRGGINPEGFLDGFDRVEEQVYVLCRTEAEVAAEVARLYSRFLREPVVTVRIIDTSGRPNVFLTGGVRNPHRFRLARPASLQELLVLSGGLTELASGEITLFRRPDTSCDPASNGDRSPQTLRIKISDILAGDPAANPQVLTGDIVDVNEASPIYVIGGIARPGRQLFRSELTLSRAVAAAGGLDKNAVASRVVIYRREGGTGSIIEADLEKIASDPTADVELKPYDVVDIGIRGLERRQFSPVVEGFGAAAVPREELPLRVID, encoded by the coding sequence TTGCTCTGGATCACCGCTGTGCTCGCAGGGGCCACAGGCGTTTCTGGACAATCGAATAAGATCACAACAATTCATTATGGCGATCGTATAGAGATCGACGTGCTCGGAAGTTTTGAGTTTGATTGGCGAGGCGGAATCAACCCGGAAGGATTTCTCGATGGGTTTGACCGTGTTGAGGAGCAAGTTTATGTCCTCTGCAGGACAGAAGCTGAGGTGGCTGCCGAGGTCGCCCGGCTCTATTCGCGGTTTCTTCGCGAACCGGTGGTTACGGTTAGGATAATCGATACATCAGGCCGGCCGAACGTATTCTTGACGGGCGGCGTGCGAAATCCGCATAGATTTCGGCTTGCGAGGCCGGCAAGCCTTCAGGAGCTTCTTGTCTTGAGCGGCGGATTGACCGAGCTAGCGAGCGGTGAGATCACACTTTTTCGGCGTCCGGACACGAGCTGTGACCCAGCTTCAAACGGCGATCGTTCGCCGCAGACGTTGCGAATCAAGATCAGCGACATCCTCGCCGGCGACCCTGCGGCGAATCCGCAGGTCTTGACCGGCGATATCGTAGATGTGAACGAAGCGTCCCCTATCTATGTGATCGGTGGTATTGCGAGGCCCGGCCGACAGCTTTTTCGCTCCGAGCTAACGCTTTCGCGTGCTGTGGCCGCCGCCGGAGGGCTGGACAAGAATGCCGTGGCGTCGCGAGTTGTAATATACAGGCGTGAGGGCGGGACCGGTTCGATAATCGAGGCGGACCTGGAAAAGATCGCGTCGGACCCAACCGCTGACGTTGAGCTAAAACCCTACGACGTTGTGGATATCGGTATCAGAGGCCTGGAACGGAGACAATTTTCGCCAGTCGTCGAGGGCTTTGGAGCCGCAGCGGTTCCACGAGAGGAACTTCCGCTAAGGGTCATAGATTAA
- a CDS encoding matrixin family metalloprotease — protein sequence MKRSLKSFLLLAVLIVGTHMGYASSFDADSGSIPDLRWRGNTIRIGISTSLTDESPSIKRGSDAAAAVERSLQRWAEAAGISIQVFQTSIENVSPSGPRGDGVSLITIASTSENTLVFNKNGNQLPAATRIFFDRSGNISEADIVLNASHQFSTDGTFGTYDLETVLMHEVGHLLGLDHAPTVGSLMWPQISRNGLFSVNSFFRRELLETDVASVREIYRSETGDEGSSGSVELKISVGKIKASEAGFIWLEDAVSGKLVTTVSIPSDSDNIQLRSVPEGTYNVFFSNADSDGIGSGQTIGTVDVTNGEPSVFKIVGEASTGSATLIGLNGETTALSLPLNAGKTFSVSMVLTEEMDLRPVLYSYSRYIVVDESNILPTKDPLGRAVAIFDVTISEDAPNGAYSLCTINRTGGEACFPGVFSISGHQNPWYKRDFSKY from the coding sequence ATGAAACGAAGCCTTAAAAGTTTTTTGCTCCTGGCAGTGCTGATCGTGGGCACTCACATGGGCTACGCCTCATCGTTCGATGCGGATTCGGGCAGTATTCCTGACCTGCGGTGGCGCGGAAACACGATCCGCATTGGCATTTCGACATCGCTGACCGACGAAAGTCCGTCGATAAAGCGGGGAAGCGATGCAGCGGCCGCAGTCGAGCGTAGCTTGCAACGGTGGGCCGAAGCAGCGGGCATTAGCATTCAGGTCTTTCAGACCTCGATCGAAAACGTCAGTCCGTCGGGGCCGCGAGGCGATGGCGTTTCGCTCATCACTATTGCTTCTACATCGGAGAACACCCTCGTATTCAACAAGAACGGAAACCAACTTCCGGCCGCCACGCGGATATTTTTCGACCGCAGCGGCAATATCTCCGAGGCGGATATCGTTCTCAACGCGAGTCACCAGTTCTCGACCGACGGAACATTTGGCACCTATGACCTCGAGACAGTTTTGATGCACGAGGTCGGCCACTTGCTCGGGCTTGATCACGCCCCAACCGTAGGCAGCCTGATGTGGCCGCAGATAAGCCGCAACGGCCTCTTTTCTGTCAATTCTTTTTTCCGACGTGAGCTTTTAGAAACTGACGTAGCATCTGTTCGCGAGATCTACCGCTCGGAGACGGGCGACGAAGGATCCTCCGGATCGGTCGAGTTGAAAATTTCCGTTGGCAAGATCAAGGCCAGTGAGGCCGGATTCATTTGGCTTGAAGATGCCGTCAGCGGCAAACTCGTCACGACTGTTTCGATCCCTTCGGATTCCGACAACATACAACTTCGTTCAGTACCCGAGGGAACCTATAACGTTTTCTTTTCAAATGCGGATTCCGATGGCATAGGCAGCGGGCAAACGATTGGGACCGTTGACGTAACGAACGGCGAGCCTAGCGTTTTTAAGATCGTCGGAGAGGCATCAACCGGTTCCGCAACACTTATCGGCCTCAACGGCGAGACGACGGCTCTTAGCTTGCCCCTGAACGCCGGCAAGACCTTTTCCGTCTCCATGGTGCTGACGGAAGAAATGGACCTCCGACCCGTTCTTTATTCGTATTCTCGATATATTGTCGTCGACGAAAGTAACATTCTGCCAACGAAAGACCCGCTTGGGCGTGCCGTCGCGATTTTTGACGTTACGATCTCAGAGGACGCCCCGAACGGGGCCTATTCGCTCTGCACTATCAACCGCACCGGCGGCGAAGCCTGTTTTCCCGGAGTTTTTTCCATTTCCGGCCATCAAAACCCGTGGTATAAGCGGGACTTCTCAAAATATTAA